ATCGTCGTGTGCTTACGTCTCGAGAAATCCACAGCAAGGTATCTCCGGATATAGTCGGGCTCAGCTATAGCGTCCTCTCTTATTTTTAACTCAATCTGTAATGACCAAATTCTACCTTATTAAAACATGAGATTAGGATTACCACTAATGGaacaattataattttcaTTGCTGATCATCATTTACGTCAGTCTTCAAGATTTGTTTACAAGAATGGCTATATGCCGTTGCCAAAGAAGTGTTTATCAGAACGCAAACTGCGCAGAAGGCATGCAGTATGGATATTAAGTGCTTTATTGCTTAGGGTTCTTTGAAGTAATTGAATTGGCAGGTATGGATAGcgtcactatatatatatatatctgaaGCTTAGATATTTTGTCCATTTTTGTACAATTGTTCCAAGGAACATGTGCGTCAAATAAGCGTCAAGAGTTAGCGGCGATGGCGGAACGGTGGAAAAATGAAACTTAgggatgttttttgtttatatatttttcgttatttcgatttgaattcCTTATTTCGATAAGAGTGCGTCctgcaaactttttttgcCAAAGGGGCAACAATTGTTTGCGAccattgatcaggatcaatagccgagtcgatctgaccattttattatttgtctttctAATTTCTATCGGCAtgccaaaaaattgtttaacagCCCCACAAGCCGCACATAACCACCGTGCCccatgccaaaaaaaaatgtttaactttctCGATAGCtttagatgagtaacgggtctGATAGTCGACGAACTCGATTATATCGTTCTcttatgtttaatttaaaatttacagGGTATGGATATTTCGAAGTGTTTGgacattttacaaaattcttAAATGAGGTTTGGTTGTCAATCTAATTTTCTAGGGATTTTGCTAACaacatatttacaaattcttaaaattttcaaaatatagctttcttaaaaatattctttttatcgaaatatcgatatattggtattttaaaaatggaaaatgtggaTCAAATTGTAATGCAACTTGCAttataatgaataaataatcaataaaattacaaaacttttAAGATACCGTGTACCGAGCTGAGTTCAGAGCTCTTATTGTTAATAAAGCGGTTCATGACAAGGATTGGCTGAGGTACTTGTACTAGAGAAGGCGGCATTTTTAAGCTCCTTCCACTGTTgcgcaattttaattagacCTTCATAAGCCTATAAGCTCGGCATTCTGGAACGCGCTCTGTaaacaaccaaaaaataaaatgaaatataaggGCTGATTTATAGATGGACCCACTGTTATGCCATTATCTCATAAGCTGTGgataatttttttatgaaacTCTCCTGAAAAGTCCTCAAAGAAATGTCTATTACGGTGGTCTGGCGTGCATTATGGAAAGCGCTCTGCGAGTGAAGATATTCCTTAAATAGTGGGGAGCCAATTTTacaattgcatattttatttacttgtttGAGTCCTATAAACTTAAATCGCACATAGATAGTTagatctttttatttttaacctttttgcatttatattttttggaatTGAACTCTAAGTAACacaaaaataagtaaataaaaaacgacCCTAAGAACACAATCTCCACCGTTCCGCCATCGCCGCTAACTCATCAACGTTAATTTGACGCACATCCAAAGCTCAGCGAGTTCCGTCTAGGCTTGTggaaaatatatcaatatatcgatatttaaaaaaaaaaatatatatattttttttttcgaacttattgcgttatttattgaatcttctctTATTAtgagactaacaataattattcaaatcttattatatatattagttTAAGTACAATATTAAATGTTGTATTAGTTAGAGACGGCCCTAGGATTTCTTTGCTGGGCTGGAGAATCTTTGCGCTTTAGTCTGCTGTGACTACATACACGCGTGAGCGACTTCGCGAGAGGATTTTCACGTGCGGCGAGCTTTGCTTGATGTTTACTCTTTCTCATCTGGATTTCCTCGATGTATTTGCTCCATGTAGGACAAATGAGTTGCTAGCAGTATTTGGTTGGAATACGCGTTGAAGGTGATCGGCGAATGCACTTGCTCTATCTTGTTCTGTTTCTGCTGGTGgctgaatatttttgtgtgctttccaCAAAGGGTTCTTCTTGCTGGTGGGCGATAGTTGTTTGATATATAGATGCTGAGCGTTTGCTTCCTCAAGCTTAAGTGCCCTGGTTAGTCTACGTGTTGCTATTTTTAGCTGTTCCTTAGCCTTTGTGGATCTGTGATTCTGCCATTCTCTTCTTAGTCTTCGTTTTTCAAGTACTAGCTGTTCGATTTCGCGAGTTGTCTTGGTATGATTtgtcattttgtgtgtgtctggagGGGTAGAGCCCTTGGCTGCAGCAACAAGATTTTCCTCCATCGATTCGGTCAGGCGGTCAATATCCTCATGGGTAGACACTGTTTGAGTTGGTACCATGTGAGTATTAACATATTTCGTGTACCTTGcccagttggtcctgttgcCTGTCAGCCTGTAGGTGTGCTCAGTTATATGTGGTCGATGCCTGAGAGCAAGTACAACTGGTGAGTGATCTGATGATAGTTGTGCAAGTGACTCAGCCGTAATATTATTTCTAGGGATCTTTCTTATTATTGCGAAGTCAATGAGATCCGGGAGCTTTTttggatctgctggccagtatgtaggcctACCCGGAGTGACATAATCGAGCTTATTTCGTGGCTTAATGAGCGCGTTGTAAAGTTGTTTGCCCTTTGGGTTTAAAATGCGTGAGCCCCAGTGCGTGTGCTTGGCATTGTAGTCACCAGCCGCTATAAATCGCTCACCGAGTGAGTTGAAAAATTCCAAGAATTGGTCCTCAGAAACTGCAAAACGAGGTGGGCTGTAGACTGCGGCCAGAGTGACGGGGCCGATGCTAGATTGCATGCTTATGGAAGTGGATTGCAGGTAGTCCGTTTCAGTTCTATTATGAAGGTGGTGTTTGATGCGACCTCTGATAAGTATGCCTGTGCCGCCATGGGCTTTTCCGTCCGGATGGTTTGTGGCGTAGAATAGGTATCCTGGAACATAGAAGTTGTGCTTGTCTGTTAGATGTGTCTCGGAGAGGAGCATGACgtcaatatttttttcggaTAGGAACTGGGCAAGTTAGAGTTTATGCCGTGAAACGCCATTCGCGTTCCACATAGATATTTGAAAACATAATGGTTTTGATGACACGAGAAGCTGTATCAGCATATTTTGGTTTCGCATAAGCTCTTGCATTGTGGTTTGCATGAATGTCATAAATTCTTTTAGGGTTTGCTGGAGTGAGCTCATCATCGTTTCAATGCCAGTTGATATATGCTGCGTTTGATCGTTCGAAGTAGTTATTTCCTGTTCTTTCCGCGTAGTAGTTGACTTTTGTGTTATTGGATTCACGCTTTTAATTCCCGATCTTAAGGCAGTAGCGAAGGAAACGCTAGGATTGGTACGATGTGTAGGAAGGGGTGCCGTGTAAGAGGGGCCCGATTGTGGCGGAGTGTGACTGATGTGTGTGGCCTCAGCTCGTGTTGATTCTCCGTGTTTGTTAAGACGGTTCTTTAGTTCCTTATATACTACACAGCCACGCCAATTCGCTGTGTGACTTCCACCGCAGTTGCTGCACATTTTAACAGAGCTGTCTTCCTTGTTCTTATGACAGTTCGCTGTGCTGTGGGCTTCACTACAGACTACGCAGATAGAGTTCAGTGTACAGtaagacgatctggccatgtccgtctgtccgtccgtccgtctgtccgtccgtatgaacgtcgagatctcaggaactagcTAGCTCAggaaaaagctagaaagttcagattaagcatacaaactccagagacatagaagcagcgcaagtttgtcgattcatgttgccacgcccactctaacgcccacaaaccgcccaaaactgtcacgcccacatttttgaaaaatgttttgatattttttcatttttgtattcgtcttgaaaatttctatcgattagtcaaagaactttttgccacgcccactttaacgcccacaaaccgcacaaagctgccacttccacatttttaaaaaatgttttgatattttttcatttctgtattagttttgtaaatttctatcgatttgccaaaaaacttttggccacgcccactttaacgcccacaaacagcccaaatCTGTcacgaccacacttttgaaaaatgttttgatattttttcatttttaaattagtcttgaaaatttctattgatttgccaaaaagatttttgccacgcccactctaacgcccacaaaccgccaacaactgtcagtgttgaaatatctccttcgcacttccactatctgagtaacgggtatcagatagtcggggaactcgactatagcgttctctcttgtttatttttagtatCTGGCTCTCTGGCTCCAACTCGATTTTGAACATTCGTTGTGGTTccttatttttgttaagtATGTTCATGACCATTTTTGCTTTAAAGTTCTTTTCCTTGAGCGCTTCTACGATTTCAGTGGTCGAAACAGTTGCCTCAATCCCTTTGAGAACAACCTATAGGCCCCTTGCGCTTTTTAGTTGGTATGTATACAAGTTTTTTCCTGCATCGTCCAGGAATTTGGTTAGGAGACGATGGCTAGCCTCGGTTTGAGTttgaacttttgtttcattaatGTTCCCTTTTCTTAGGGGGATTATGTAGAACGAGTTTTCTTCTATTAATGTCGCTATGTTGTTCACTAAAGCACTTGAGCTTTTTTCGCGAATGTATATTGGAGGATGCTTAACCTTCTTAGGTTCCTCTTTGGATGACTTTGCCGTTTGTACACTTTCATCAGTAGAATTTGCCAGAAGCTCAAATCTGTTGGTGTTTGTTGGTGACATCGTCTCGTGTAATTTTTGCCTTATTTTCggattgttgatttttattattttgagggctgagttttcttttaattattatgtaGCGATCCGATGATACCgttccagttgttgttgtgattgcagttgcagtggttgttgttgtcacaGTACTAGGCACCGTAGGCAAGCGTAAAAAAATTTCGCAAGTGTTTGGTGCTTGCGGGTTTTGTGACGAAGCTAGTAATGAGGGAGAGCAAAAACGCGCTCTTTATTGAGTTGTTGGCAAAAGTAAATTCGTCGGGTTAGGGGTGATTGACCGCTCGCTGTCTGCAGAAGTCGCGGAGACGTATGAGAAGTACGCGGAAGTAAACATCCAAGAAAAACACCTCGTGTTTGATAACAGAGTAGTTGGAGTTGTTTTATtctgtaaaatatacataggTTGAACTTAACCTAAAATAGAGTCTCAATCTTACATACCGCAGTTTCCCTTCCCTCTCAATGTGATAGCAAAAATGGAGTGATTTGGCGCCGAAATTAAGCTTGGCGTTACCCGATTTATTGTGCCCTAATACGTGAACATCAAAATCCTGACACAAAATATCTCCAAGTTCTGGCGGCTTTAAATTGAATGGGCTCGACGTGCTTGCACCATCTCTCCCTGCGCACAAGTGTTGGCAGGTACTCATGCACCCATCTCTTCCAGAATCGATCCCGCTTCATTCTTGCTATGCGCCACTGCTGCCTGGTAGCGCATCTGTTGGACTCCAGTCCATCATCTTTGGGAAGATCCGGAACATCGTGTACTCCTATCAATAAATCGTTGGGTGTCAGTGGGGCCTCCTGGTCCACCGTCACTGGTAGATGAGTGACGGACGAGAGTTCTCTCCGCCTCAAACAACAGTGTCTCCAGTACGTGCTCCTTGGGTGCGATCTCCTTCATTGTGTGCGCCAGCACCTTCTTCACGCACTGCACCCTCCTTTCCCAAGCGCCACCCTCAGCTGGGTTCGCCGGGCAATTAAAGATCCACTCAATTCCTTTGGACGACAGCTCGCCCTGGATCCTTGCAGGCTCAAATAATTCGCTGAACTTCCTGGCCTCTCTATCGGCTCCAACGAAGTTCTTCCCATTGTCGCTCTTTATCCTGACCACCGGTCCACGGCGGCTCATGAAGTTCCTCATGGCGATTATACAGGAATCTGTAGACAAATCGTGGGCCATCTCCAAGTGGATAGCCCTTGTGGTTAGACACGTAAACAATGCCACCCACCTTTTCTCCGTGTGACGTCCAACAGTCACAAATAGCGGTCCAAAATAGTCCAGGCCGGTATACTTGAATGGCCATCCGTTGGCCTCCAGCCGGTTCTCTGGCAGGGGACCCATCTCCGGCTGCGCAGGTCGCGCCTTCTGTAGCTTGCATACATTGCAGTTACTCATCACCTTCCGTAGCAACCTCCGTAAGTTCGTAATCCAGAACTTCTGCCGGATCGCTCCAATAGTTGCCTCCACATTTTGGTGGCACATCCTCTCGTGGTGATGCTGCACAATTATCTCCGCCAGTGCCTCCTCGTGAGACAGTATGATCGGCCGTCGCGCGCTGTATGGCACACACGCCGCGTCGTCGATCCTCCCGCTGGCTCGCATTACTCCGTCCTCGTCGAAGTATGGTGACAACCCATTCAGTCGGCTGCCTTTGGCGGCCTTTCCTTGGCTATCTTCAGCAAACGCTTCTCCCTGCGATTGCCTTATTAGTGTGCGCTCGGCCTCAGCGCACTCCATCGACGTCAGTCCGTGATCCTCTCGATCGGAGCGTAGTCCACGGCACCGTCGAATAAATCTGAGCACCCATGCGGTGCTCCTCACCAATCGGTTGTAGCTCGAAAATCTCTGTAACGATGTAAAGTTCGCCATGACCAGGGCAAACTCACATTTCATCTCGTCTTCATCTGGCGTCGGGGGATACCACACCTCGCGCGATCTCGGCCAGCTTTCTTCCGGTCCTCGTAAGAATGGAGGACCACTTCGCCACCGCGAACCAATACTCAGGTCCACGTTCTTGGGCGGCCTCGTCGCGTCATCTGCCACGTTTTCGGCAGACGGAATCCATCTCCATTGGGACGCCTTCGTGGATTCAAAGATCTCCGCCACCCGGTTCCCGACGAATTGCTTGTATCTCCGGTGGGTGCTGCTTATCCAGTGCAGCACAGTCTTAGAATCCGTCCATAGCACACTGCTGCTGATCTCCACACCGTGCTCTTGCCTGACGGTGTCCATCAGTCTCGTACCCAATACTGCTGCTTGAAGTTCCAGTCGCGGGATTGACATAGTCCTCATCGGAGCGCACTTCGTCTTCGAACATATGAAGTGCGCCTGTACATCTCCACTTGCGTAGGTGGCTCGCCAATAGGCCGCTGCTGCGAACGCCGACTGGCTGGAACCCACAAAGATGTGCAGCTGTAGTGTCCGCACTCGTCCAGCGCCGAAATAGTAGCGTGGACATCGAAACTCCTCAATCCTGTTCATTCCTTGCCGCCAGCTCTCAAAGGCTGCGGCTAACGTGTCTGGTAACGGCTCGTCCCAGCCGACTCCTTTCCGCCAAATCTCTCGCATTAGTATTTTAGCGGTCACCATGTAGCAGCTCAAAAACCCAATCGGGTCGAACGTAGACATGACCAGGCTCAGGAACTCCCTCTTCGTGGGGACGCGTTCCCCTGTCATCAAGTTCCTTGGGACTCGATGGTATTTGACGCCGAACTTGAAGTCATCTGTAGCTGGCTGCCAGTACATTCCTAGTACCTTCTCCTCAGCTTCGGTTCATCTGACGCTAGCGATGGATTCAAGTGGGTTTAATGCTCTGACCACACTTGCCGAACTGGAAGTAAATCGACACAAATCAAACCCAGCTTCTGCATGTATATCTCTCACCCGTGACGAAACGGCGATAGTTTCTTCTTCATTGGGGAAACTGTCGACGTAGTCATCCACGTAGTGATACTCGTTGATCGCCAGGACTGCTCGCGGATCCGTGCTGCTATACTGCGAAGCCTTCACGGTCTTCACATAATCCGCCGAGCAGGGTGAGCAAGCCGCTCCGAACGTCAACACCTGCATCTCATATGTGTCGGGCTCCCGACGATCTTCTCCCTTCGTCCATAGGACGATGTGTCTGGGCACATCTTTCTTTTGGCTGCATCAATACCTGATGAAACATCTCCTTAATGTCTGCACAAATCCAACAACGACGCCAGCTCCACTCCGCCAGCTGCGACTGGCTGTGCCGGCTTCACTCCGAAATTCTCGATCTCGAAATAATTGCTGACCATCTTCTCCAGAAGATTATCCTGTGGCACGGCTAGGAGGCACGATCTCTGAAGCGGTGAACTTGACTTTCTTTTCACCGGTCCATATATCACCCATCCAAGTGCGGTAGCTGCTGCAAATGGCCCTCCAGATCCATAGCTTCTGGTTCTGAGGGGTATTCCTAGGTGCGCATGATCCCATCGAATTAGGATCCTTGGCGCCGCATTGTTGTACGGCTTTAAAGGCAGGCGGGCACTCGCCCTCACTGCCTTTACATCTTCCCGACGCAAACTCTGCATCGGCAGTTTCAAATTGGTTACTCCGTATACGTTGTTTACGTTAATACGCTGCACTGATCTGCAGGCTAACCATCATCGTGCGCTTCTTGACGGGCTTTCCGCCAAACCATTGCGCGTTCAGTTGTCGACTCTCACCTTTCAGGTTCAGGCTGCGGATAAGTTCGTCGTTGATGAGCGTGACAGACGATCCTTCATCCAGCAGTGCGTAGGTGTCGACCTGCGTATTCTCCCCGTACAACGTAACGGGCAATATCCGGAATAGCAGGTGCCCTCCATCGACACAACTCAAGTTCCGATGCGATAATTCCTGGCGATCGCATGTCGATCGCCTCTCATCCTCCTCACGTCCCGCGTCTATAACTGCAGCTGACGTAGGCAGGCTCTTCTCGTTGGAATCCACTGACTGTGGCAATCGTATCTGTCGGCTGCTGTTTCTGTACAGCTGCCGGTCTTGGCTGCTCCGCTGATCCCCCCTGCGGCCTCCATCTGCGACTGGCGGCCGTCTGGGATGTCCAGCTGGGTCATGGAGTAGATAGTGGTGCCTCATCCGGCATCCATAGACCTTGCATTCGCGGCCGTTCTTTACGGACTCGATCCGCGTTGCCATAGAAGCATGGTTGAATACCACACCGCGACAGTGCACACCAATTTAGCGAATTCATGAAGCCACTTGCTTAGGTGCACCACTGTCGGATACGGCTGTATCCTAGCCGCGTGCTTCGCCCAGTCCAACCTCTTACTCACAGGCAACTTGGCAATCAGCTCCTCCATTAGGGTTGGGTTCCCTAAGTGCTGGCTGCCGCTCGTGGTTGACTGCAGGAACGCTGCCAGGTTGCTCACCCTTGTGGCTAACGGCACGATCCTTGCGATGTTGGCCTCCTGAATTGGATGCACATCGCGCACGCTCTCCAGTTGGCTACGGATCAGTAGCTCCGGACGTCCATACCGGAATCGTAGCTGCTCCATAACAGCTTGCACGTTGCTGGGGTGGATGAGCAGCGACTTCACTGCTGCTCGGGCCTCGCCTTTCAGGGCTTTCACTAGCCTCTGATTGTTCTCCAATTCTGAACACCGGTAAGGTGCCGTTGTCTCCGTGAACGCACACAGGAATATTGGCCATTCCTCTGGCTGACCCTCAAACTCGGGAAGATCAGGCAGTCTGCGTGGCTTCCACCCAGGTATGCTCGTCGTCGCCGCTCCATATGATTGGGGTGATGGCGTTGATACCTCCAAATTGTGTGTTGGCTCCCGTGGCGGATGAACATAACCTCGTTCAGGCTGCGCCGTGGTGGTAACACAAAATGGCGGAGAATAGctcactgttgttgttgtacaaCTTCGTGTGACAGGTTGCCCATTTGCCCAATGGACGCCGAGCGTCGGCGCCAAAATTCCACTCAATTGTGGCGGCAGACTTGCACTCAA
This sequence is a window from Drosophila teissieri strain GT53w chromosome 2R, Prin_Dtei_1.1, whole genome shotgun sequence. Protein-coding genes within it:
- the LOC122612813 gene encoding uncharacterized protein LOC122612813, with product MYWQPATDDFKFGVKYHRVPRNLMTGERVPTKREFLSLVMSTFDPIGFLSCYMVTAKILMREIWRKGVGWDEPLPDTLAAAFESWRQGMNRIEEFRCPRYYFGAGRVRTLQLHIFVGSSQSAFAAAAYWRATYASGDVQAHFICSKTKCAPMRTMSIPRLELQAAVLGTRLMDTVRQEHGVEISSSVLWTDSKTVLHWISSTHRRYKQFVGNRVAEIFESTKASQWRWIPSAENVADDATRPPKNVDLSIGSRWRSGPPFLRGPEESWPRSREVWYPPTPDEDEMKCEFALVMANFTSLQRFSSYNRLVRSTAWVLRFIRRCRGLRSDREDHGLTSMECAEAERTLIRQSQGEAFAEDSQGKAAKGSRLNGLSPYFDEDGVMRASGRIDDAACVPYSARRPIILSHEEALAEIIVQHHHERMCHQNVEATIGAIRQKFWITNLRRLLRKVMSNCNVCKLQKARPAQPEMGPLPENRLEANGWPFKYTGLDYFGPLFVTVGRHTEKRWVALFTCLTTRAIHLEMAHDLSTDSCIIAMRNFMSRRGPVVRIKSDNGKNFVGADREARKFSELFEPARIQGELSSKGIEWIFNCPANPAEGGAWERRVQCVKKVLAHTMKEIAPKEHVLETLLFEAERTLVRHSSTSDGGPGGPTDTQRFIDRSTRCSGSSQR